A section of the Alkalihalobacillus sp. LMS39 genome encodes:
- the walK gene encoding cell wall metabolism sensor histidine kinase WalK: MENNKVGFFKSIQFKLIIIYVLLIFIAIQIIGVYFVRQLEEQLVSNYRTMLDERANLLAYNIEQEMVKTREDPQTLTTDINNLLREFFSVENAEVQVIDINKTVISTSNRQNTHIVGQQTTEVMVKRALVGTGDDRVVRDPQTGQRIQIVIMPIKSDNVTIGAIYIEASMEEIYEQIQQINSILATGTVIALVITALLIVLVARTITSPILDMRKQAIRMAAGDFSNQVHVYSKDEIGQLANAFNDLTARIKEANASTEREKKKLSSVLAHMTDGVIATDSNGNIILMNKRAEELLETTSEEAIEQSLPGVLRMTEAYSVYELSDFTDGFLLDFSNEEQDYLLQASFSVIQKENGPINGIITVLHDVTEREKIEQERREFVANVSHELRTPLTTMKSYLEALEDGALQDEELAPRFLQVTQTETERMIRLVNDLLQLSKIDSRDYQLTLQKVDFHQYLHETVDRFEMIAKEKNVTFKRKLPAFPSEVQIDKDKITQVIDNIVSNALKYSPEGATITISLVNQGKNIRVGVADQGVGIPRESQAKIFERFYRVDKARARNVGGTGLGLAIAKELVHAHGGKIWVQSTYGNGTTIYFTLPYSVGSGGA; encoded by the coding sequence ATGGAAAATAATAAGGTCGGTTTTTTTAAATCGATTCAATTTAAGTTGATTATCATTTATGTTTTGCTTATTTTTATCGCCATTCAAATTATTGGTGTTTATTTTGTTCGGCAGCTTGAAGAACAGCTTGTTTCCAATTATCGGACGATGTTAGATGAACGTGCCAATTTATTAGCTTACAATATTGAGCAAGAAATGGTGAAAACCCGAGAAGACCCACAAACATTGACGACAGACATAAATAATTTACTTCGCGAGTTTTTCTCGGTTGAAAATGCAGAAGTTCAAGTGATTGATATTAATAAAACAGTTATTAGTACATCAAACAGACAAAACACGCATATTGTTGGCCAACAAACAACAGAAGTAATGGTCAAGCGGGCGTTAGTCGGTACAGGCGATGACAGAGTGGTCCGTGATCCACAGACTGGACAACGAATACAAATCGTCATCATGCCGATAAAATCAGATAATGTGACGATTGGTGCAATTTATATTGAAGCATCAATGGAAGAAATCTATGAACAAATTCAACAAATCAATAGTATTTTAGCGACTGGAACCGTCATTGCATTAGTCATTACGGCTTTATTAATTGTACTCGTGGCAAGAACCATTACATCACCTATTCTAGATATGAGAAAACAGGCTATTCGAATGGCAGCGGGAGACTTCTCAAATCAAGTTCATGTGTACAGTAAAGATGAAATTGGACAACTCGCAAACGCCTTTAATGATTTAACTGCTCGAATAAAAGAAGCAAACGCATCAACGGAAAGAGAAAAGAAAAAATTAAGTTCCGTATTAGCTCATATGACAGATGGAGTCATTGCGACAGATTCAAATGGCAACATCATTTTAATGAATAAAAGAGCGGAAGAATTACTAGAAACAACAAGTGAAGAAGCGATTGAACAGTCTTTACCAGGTGTGTTGCGGATGACTGAAGCATATTCTGTTTATGAATTATCCGATTTTACAGATGGATTCTTACTTGATTTTAGTAATGAGGAGCAAGATTATTTATTGCAAGCTAGTTTTTCAGTTATTCAAAAAGAAAATGGTCCGATTAACGGGATTATTACCGTGTTACATGATGTGACAGAGCGCGAAAAAATCGAGCAAGAGCGAAGAGAATTTGTGGCGAATGTCTCCCATGAGTTACGAACGCCTTTAACGACGATGAAAAGTTACTTAGAAGCGTTAGAAGACGGTGCGCTCCAAGATGAAGAGCTCGCTCCACGGTTTTTACAAGTAACACAAACGGAAACAGAGCGGATGATTCGACTTGTAAATGATTTATTACAGCTTTCAAAAATTGATAGTCGTGATTATCAGCTTACACTGCAAAAAGTCGACTTTCATCAATATTTACACGAAACAGTAGACCGGTTTGAAATGATCGCCAAAGAGAAAAACGTCACCTTTAAACGAAAGCTACCTGCTTTCCCATCAGAAGTTCAAATCGACAAAGATAAAATTACTCAAGTTATTGATAATATCGTATCAAATGCATTGAAATACTCACCAGAAGGGGCAACAATTACAATTTCATTGGTGAATCAAGGCAAAAACATTCGGGTCGGTGTTGCTGACCAAGGTGTCGGTATTCCAAGGGAAAGCCAGGCAAAAATATTTGAGCGCTTTTACCGAGTCGATAAAGCACGAGCGAGAAACGTTGGAGGTACAGGATTAGGCTTAGCCATTGCAAAAGAGCTAGTTCATGCACATGGCGGAAAGATTTGGGTTCAAAGC
- the rpsR gene encoding 30S ribosomal protein S18 — protein MARRGRGPKRRKVCYFTVNKITKIDYKDTDLLKKFISERGKILPRRVTGTSAKYQRQLTTAIKRARQIALLPYVNEVN, from the coding sequence ATGGCTCGTAGAGGACGTGGACCGAAACGTCGTAAAGTTTGTTACTTCACAGTAAACAAAATTACGAAAATCGATTATAAAGATACAGATTTACTTAAAAAGTTCATTTCAGAACGTGGAAAAATTCTTCCTCGTCGTGTAACTGGTACTTCTGCAAAATACCAACGTCAATTAACTACTGCAATTAAACGCGCTCGTCAAATCGCTTTATTGCCGTATGTGAATGAAGTTAACTAA
- the dnaB gene encoding replicative DNA helicase, whose amino-acid sequence MSELFADRTPPQNIEAEQAVLGAVFLEEQALITATERLLPDDFYRAAHQRLYEVMLDLAQKGEPVDLITVTSELQDRKWLDDVGGVSYLTDLANSVPTAANIDYYCQIVEEKSVLRRLIRVATNIAADGYTSEDEVDAILNDAEKTILDVAQRKNTSAFISIKDVLVEAYDRIEMLQNQTGDITGIETGFSELDRMTAGFQRNDLIIVAARPSVGKTAFALNIAQNVATKTSENVAIFSLEMSAGQLVQRMLCAEGNIDAQRMRTGQLIPEDWQKLTMAMGSLSRAGIYIDDTPGVKVNDIRAKCRRLKQEKGLGMILIDYLQLIQGNGRGGENRQQEVSEISRTLKAIARELEVPVIALSQLSRGVESRQDKRPMMSDIRESGSIEQDADIVAFLYRDDYYDKETENQNIIEIIIAKQRNGPVGTVELAFVKEYNKFVNLDRRHAESEMPPGA is encoded by the coding sequence GTGAGTGAATTGTTTGCTGATCGCACACCACCGCAAAATATTGAAGCAGAACAAGCTGTATTAGGAGCGGTCTTTTTAGAAGAACAAGCCCTGATTACAGCGACAGAACGGCTTTTACCCGATGATTTCTACCGTGCTGCACATCAACGGTTGTATGAAGTTATGCTAGATTTAGCACAAAAAGGTGAACCGGTTGATTTAATTACAGTCACTTCAGAATTACAAGACCGTAAATGGTTAGATGATGTTGGTGGAGTTTCATATTTAACAGATTTAGCAAATTCCGTGCCAACTGCCGCTAATATTGATTATTACTGTCAAATTGTTGAAGAGAAATCCGTTCTTCGCCGTTTAATTCGAGTCGCAACAAATATAGCAGCGGATGGATATACGAGTGAAGACGAAGTAGATGCGATTTTAAATGATGCAGAAAAGACGATTCTTGATGTTGCCCAGCGAAAAAATACAAGTGCTTTTATTTCGATAAAAGATGTGTTAGTTGAAGCATATGATAGGATTGAAATGCTCCAAAATCAAACGGGAGATATTACAGGGATTGAAACAGGCTTCTCAGAATTAGACCGAATGACAGCAGGATTTCAACGAAATGATTTAATCATTGTCGCGGCCCGTCCTTCTGTTGGTAAAACGGCATTTGCGTTAAACATAGCCCAAAATGTTGCGACAAAAACAAGTGAAAACGTCGCTATATTTTCCCTTGAGATGTCAGCAGGACAGCTTGTACAGCGTATGCTTTGTGCAGAGGGCAATATTGATGCACAACGAATGAGAACCGGACAACTCATACCGGAAGATTGGCAAAAGCTGACGATGGCGATGGGGAGCCTTTCAAGAGCGGGAATATATATTGATGATACCCCTGGTGTTAAAGTAAACGACATCCGCGCTAAATGTCGTCGTTTAAAGCAGGAAAAAGGACTTGGGATGATTTTAATCGATTATTTGCAATTAATTCAAGGAAATGGTCGCGGGGGAGAGAATCGCCAACAGGAAGTTTCCGAAATATCAAGAACATTAAAAGCCATTGCGAGGGAATTAGAAGTTCCCGTTATTGCACTTTCTCAGCTTTCACGTGGAGTTGAGTCGAGACAAGATAAGCGACCGATGATGAGTGATATTCGTGAATCAGGAAGTATTGAGCAGGATGCTGATATTGTCGCGTTTTTGTATCGTGATGATTATTATGATAAAGAAACAGAAAATCAAAATATCATTGAAATTATTATTGCAAAGCAGCGGAATGGTCCTGTTGGAACAGTAGAACTTGCTTTTGTAAAAGAATATAATAAATTCGTAAATTTAGACCGTCGACATGCCGAAAGTGAAATGCCTCCTGGTGCATAA
- a CDS encoding YybS family protein, with translation MKKTQTLTEGAILAALIILLLLLGLFVPFIGFIVLWFVPIPYAIYVLRRGVKPGILLGVVTLLLSVMIFSLMGIPTVLLFASLGIVIGALYKNKKSPFIVLLGGSLATIATLLLGFVLSIALLDVHLGQAFEEATQQSIGMVEQISQLTGQELTDQQLTQINESVELLQYLITTAIIGTGVVMAFIVQYLTIAIGKRMRLQVESFPPFRKWKFPKVFVWYYLVVLLLGLVDFERGSTMFLVVTNLMIILSWVMTIQGFSFLYFYCHTKKYKMFIPNVILILGFILPPLLYLVRILGIIDLGFDLRKKISNEKET, from the coding sequence GTGAAAAAAACACAAACATTAACTGAAGGAGCGATCCTTGCTGCTTTAATCATACTGTTGTTATTACTAGGTTTATTTGTTCCTTTTATCGGGTTTATTGTGTTATGGTTTGTTCCTATTCCATATGCAATTTATGTATTGCGACGTGGGGTTAAGCCAGGCATTCTTCTAGGAGTCGTGACATTACTGTTATCGGTCATGATTTTTAGTTTAATGGGAATTCCAACTGTCTTGTTATTTGCCAGTCTTGGCATTGTTATTGGTGCTTTGTATAAAAATAAAAAAAGCCCCTTTATTGTCTTATTAGGTGGAAGCTTAGCGACGATAGCGACTTTGTTATTAGGGTTTGTATTAAGTATTGCCCTTCTAGATGTCCATCTAGGACAAGCATTTGAAGAAGCAACACAGCAATCGATTGGTATGGTCGAACAAATCTCACAATTAACAGGGCAAGAGTTAACAGACCAACAATTAACACAAATCAATGAATCAGTTGAGTTACTTCAATACTTAATCACAACTGCTATTATTGGAACTGGTGTCGTGATGGCGTTTATTGTTCAATATTTAACGATTGCTATCGGGAAACGAATGAGATTACAAGTGGAATCTTTTCCTCCTTTCCGTAAGTGGAAGTTTCCAAAAGTATTTGTGTGGTATTACTTAGTTGTCCTTTTATTAGGGTTAGTTGACTTTGAGCGTGGGTCAACAATGTTTCTTGTTGTGACAAATTTAATGATTATCCTTTCTTGGGTTATGACCATTCAAGGATTCTCGTTCCTCTATTTTTATTGTCACACTAAAAAGTATAAAATGTTTATTCCAAATGTTATCCTAATACTAGGATTTATTTTGCCACCATTACTTTATCTTGTACGGATATTAGGTATAATTGATTTAGGTTTTGATTTAAGGAAAAAAATCTCAAATGAAAAAGAAACATAA
- a CDS encoding M23 family metallopeptidase: protein MNVKQLNTAFLHTTNSLLHKCKTTWDKVKKQPRYVKHVLAVGTCSALLVAAPTAYANEQESSPLDTIYHVYIDGDYIGVVSEEKSVTQLIQEKIEELEEKYNNLELVIGEKVEIIPERTFDGDVSSGTDVLTKLAEKLTVKAEATAIQLDGESVLYVSEEEAAESVKTSLLLEYVSEDELEQFLNSEKEERESKPDVDENIIRDIRFTEEFTTAEEIVDPDQVLSEKEAVKQLQLGTLEEHTYTVKAGDVLGSIASEHSLKVSDLLDLNPDITTDTMLHIDQELNVTAFEPLISVIVEEASTTEEEIPYQTETKEDSSMFKGDTKVEQEGEVGTKIVSYEVTKENGKTVKREVISEVVVNEPTTKIVVKGTKEQPSRGSGTLGWPAVGGYISSYQGMRWGRMHKGIDIARPSNYNILAADSGTVTFAGSRGGFGNLVIIDHNNGIVTYYAHLASFDTSVGDTVSKGEKIGVMGQTGTATGIHLHFEVYKDGQLQNPMDYLK from the coding sequence ATGAATGTAAAACAATTAAATACGGCATTCTTACATACTACAAATTCACTATTACATAAATGCAAAACAACATGGGATAAAGTAAAAAAACAACCTCGTTATGTAAAACATGTATTGGCAGTGGGCACTTGCTCAGCTTTGCTAGTAGCAGCACCAACAGCTTATGCCAATGAACAAGAATCATCACCATTAGATACGATTTATCACGTTTATATTGATGGTGATTATATTGGAGTCGTTAGTGAAGAAAAGTCTGTAACACAATTAATACAAGAGAAGATAGAAGAACTAGAAGAAAAATATAATAATCTTGAACTTGTCATCGGTGAAAAAGTGGAAATTATTCCAGAACGAACTTTTGATGGTGATGTAAGCTCAGGCACGGATGTATTAACGAAGCTAGCAGAAAAATTAACGGTGAAAGCAGAAGCAACGGCGATCCAACTAGATGGTGAGTCAGTGTTATATGTCAGTGAAGAAGAAGCCGCTGAATCAGTTAAAACTTCGCTCTTACTAGAATATGTGAGTGAAGACGAACTAGAACAATTTTTAAATAGTGAAAAAGAAGAACGCGAATCAAAACCAGATGTGGATGAGAACATCATCCGTGATATACGTTTTACAGAAGAATTCACAACAGCAGAAGAAATCGTTGACCCAGACCAAGTATTATCTGAAAAAGAAGCCGTTAAACAACTGCAATTAGGAACGTTGGAGGAACATACATACACTGTAAAAGCAGGAGATGTCTTAGGTTCCATTGCAAGTGAGCATAGTTTAAAAGTGAGTGACTTACTAGATTTAAATCCAGATATCACAACGGATACGATGCTTCATATTGACCAAGAACTAAATGTTACGGCATTTGAGCCATTAATATCAGTTATTGTGGAAGAAGCATCTACAACAGAAGAAGAAATTCCTTATCAAACAGAAACGAAAGAAGACTCTTCCATGTTTAAAGGTGACACAAAAGTGGAGCAAGAAGGAGAAGTTGGAACGAAAATTGTAAGTTATGAAGTAACAAAGGAAAATGGGAAAACCGTAAAACGAGAAGTCATTAGTGAAGTAGTAGTGAATGAACCAACAACAAAAATTGTAGTAAAAGGAACTAAGGAACAGCCATCGCGTGGTTCAGGAACGTTAGGCTGGCCAGCAGTTGGTGGTTATATCTCGAGTTACCAAGGCATGCGCTGGGGCCGTATGCATAAAGGAATTGATATTGCCCGACCTAGCAACTATAATATTTTAGCTGCTGATAGTGGTACCGTTACTTTTGCTGGCTCTCGTGGAGGGTTTGGAAACCTAGTAATTATTGACCATAACAATGGCATTGTCACGTATTATGCTCACTTAGCTTCGTTTGATACGAGTGTAGGAGATACCGTATCTAAAGGAGAGAAGATTGGTGTTATGGGTCAAACAGGGACAGCAACAGGCATACATTTGCATTTTGAAGTGTATAAAGACGGACAATTACAAAACCCAATGGATTATTTAAAATAA
- a CDS encoding adenylosuccinate synthase produces MSSVVVVGTQWGDEGKGKITDYLSEKAEVVARYQGGNNAGHTIVFGGQKYKLHLIPSGIFYKDKVCVIGNGMVIDPKALVEELQYLHDRNVDTSNLRISNRAHVILPYHLKQDIVEEERKGVNKIGTTKKGIGPAYMDKAARNGIRIADLLDREVFEEKLVRNLEEKNRLFEKYYEVDGFTKEEILEEYFEYGQQVAQYVCDTSVVLNDALDEGRRVLFEGAQGVMLDIDQGTYPFVTSSNPIAGGVTIGSGVGPSKINHVVGVSKAYTTRVGDGPFPTELKDEIGDQIREVGNEYGTTTGRPRRVGWFDSVVVRHARRVSGITDLSLNSIDVLTGIKTLKICTAYKYNGEIIEEFPASLKILAQCEPVYEELPGWEEDITGVKSLSELPENARHYIERVSQLTGIPLSIFSVGPDRNQTNQIRGVFA; encoded by the coding sequence ATGTCATCAGTTGTCGTTGTTGGTACTCAATGGGGAGACGAAGGAAAAGGAAAGATTACAGACTACTTGTCAGAAAAAGCAGAAGTAGTTGCTCGATACCAAGGTGGAAATAATGCAGGCCACACAATCGTTTTTGGTGGACAAAAATATAAATTGCATTTAATACCTTCAGGCATATTTTATAAAGATAAAGTTTGTGTGATTGGAAATGGAATGGTCATTGACCCGAAAGCACTTGTAGAAGAGCTACAATATTTACATGACCGCAATGTTGATACGAGTAATTTACGTATTAGTAATCGCGCGCATGTCATTTTACCGTACCATTTAAAACAGGATATTGTAGAAGAAGAACGTAAAGGTGTCAATAAAATTGGTACAACGAAAAAAGGAATTGGCCCAGCTTATATGGACAAAGCCGCTCGTAACGGGATTCGTATTGCTGATTTATTAGATAGAGAAGTGTTTGAGGAGAAATTAGTTCGAAATCTAGAAGAGAAAAACCGTCTTTTTGAAAAATATTATGAAGTTGATGGTTTTACAAAAGAAGAAATTTTAGAAGAGTATTTTGAATATGGTCAACAAGTCGCTCAATATGTGTGTGATACATCTGTTGTGTTAAACGATGCACTTGATGAAGGAAGACGCGTTTTATTTGAAGGTGCACAAGGTGTCATGCTTGATATTGACCAAGGTACATACCCATTTGTTACATCATCAAACCCAATTGCTGGTGGGGTTACAATTGGTTCAGGTGTAGGACCTTCTAAAATCAATCATGTTGTCGGTGTATCAAAAGCATATACAACTCGTGTCGGAGATGGTCCGTTTCCAACAGAACTTAAAGATGAAATTGGCGACCAAATCCGTGAAGTTGGAAATGAGTATGGTACGACAACAGGTCGTCCTCGTCGTGTTGGATGGTTTGATAGTGTCGTCGTTCGCCATGCAAGAAGAGTGAGTGGGATTACAGATTTATCGTTAAATTCCATTGATGTACTAACGGGAATTAAAACGTTAAAAATTTGTACTGCTTATAAATATAATGGCGAAATTATCGAAGAGTTCCCGGCATCATTAAAAATTCTTGCACAATGTGAGCCTGTGTATGAAGAACTACCAGGTTGGGAAGAAGATATTACAGGTGTGAAATCATTAAGTGAACTTCCTGAAAATGCGCGTCACTATATCGAAAGAGTATCACAACTAACAGGAATTCCATTGTCTATTTTCTCAGTGGGACCAGACCGAAATCAAACGAACCAAATTCGTGGTGTGTTTGCTTAA
- the rplI gene encoding 50S ribosomal protein L9 has product MRVIFLEDVKGKGKKGEVKNVAEGYARNFLLPNNLAVEASTGNVKNLEAQKKSEQKKADEELQKAQKYKEELESITVELKAKAGEGGRLFGAVSTKQIAETLAKMKKKVDKRKILLDEPIRALGYTNVPIKIHPEVVATVKVHIVEEK; this is encoded by the coding sequence ATGAGAGTGATCTTTTTAGAAGATGTGAAAGGAAAAGGAAAAAAAGGTGAAGTGAAAAACGTCGCAGAAGGATATGCGAGAAACTTTCTACTACCGAATAATTTAGCAGTCGAAGCATCAACTGGAAATGTAAAAAACCTTGAAGCACAAAAGAAAAGTGAACAAAAAAAAGCGGATGAGGAACTGCAGAAAGCACAAAAATACAAAGAAGAGCTCGAAAGTATTACCGTTGAGTTGAAAGCAAAAGCAGGCGAAGGTGGTAGACTATTTGGTGCAGTTTCCACAAAACAAATCGCAGAAACATTAGCGAAAATGAAGAAAAAAGTAGATAAACGAAAAATATTATTAGATGAGCCGATTCGAGCATTAGGCTATACAAATGTCCCAATTAAAATTCACCCTGAAGTAGTAGCAACGGTAAAGGTTCATATTGTAGAAGAAAAATAA
- the yycF gene encoding response regulator YycF, giving the protein MEKRILVVDDEKPIADILKFSLEKEGFEVLCAYDGIKAIELAKQENPDIMLLDIMLPYKDGMEVCREVRKTHDMPIIMLTAKDSEIDKVLGLELGADDYVTKPFSTRELIARVKANLRRHSTTTEDTDTTKDITIGDLIIQPDAYLVKKRGEMIELTHREFELVHYLAKHIGQVMTREHLLQAVWGYDYFGDVRTVDVTVRRLREKVEDNPSYPIWIITRRGVGYYLRNPEQES; this is encoded by the coding sequence ATGGAAAAACGGATTCTTGTTGTTGATGATGAAAAACCAATCGCAGATATATTAAAATTTAGCTTAGAAAAAGAAGGATTTGAAGTGCTTTGTGCATATGATGGGATAAAAGCAATTGAATTAGCCAAACAAGAAAACCCAGATATTATGTTATTAGATATTATGCTACCTTATAAAGACGGGATGGAAGTGTGTCGAGAAGTTAGAAAAACACATGATATGCCGATTATTATGCTAACAGCAAAAGACTCGGAAATTGATAAAGTATTGGGTCTTGAGTTAGGGGCAGATGATTATGTTACAAAACCATTTAGCACGAGAGAACTTATTGCCCGGGTAAAGGCGAATTTACGACGCCATAGTACAACGACAGAAGATACCGATACAACAAAAGATATTACGATTGGCGATTTAATCATCCAGCCTGATGCGTATTTAGTGAAAAAAAGAGGAGAAATGATCGAGCTAACACATCGAGAGTTTGAACTTGTTCATTATTTAGCAAAGCATATCGGGCAAGTTATGACGAGAGAACACCTATTACAAGCCGTTTGGGGTTATGATTATTTTGGCGATGTTCGAACAGTCGATGTAACAGTAAGAAGATTACGTGAAAAAGTGGAAGATAACCCTAGCTACCCAATCTGGATTATAACGAGAAGAGGAGTAGGGTATTACTTACGGAATCCTGAACAGGAGAGTTAA
- a CDS encoding DHH family phosphoesterase, with protein MPKFLLKRWHGYHVVSLFTIAIIFIGILTLYRWEFGLVGFFLLGVLAIYTVQAKISFESDLEEYISTLSYRVNKAGEEAVTQMPVGILLYNSDYSIQWVNPYMNDLLSEVFMGKTLMQLSEEIVPALESGKDRVLIELYARYYHLEIKRDERLLYFFDVTEREETKELYKEEQTVIALIFLDNYDEVTQGMDDQVLSKLISQVTSSLNKWANDYDIFIRRMASDRFVAVLNYKSLAEVEKNRFEILDEVREATGKERIPITLSIGVGFGEASIREIGTLAQSSLDLALGRGGDQVAIKEKNGKVRFYGGKSNAVEKRTRVRARVISHALRDFVVESDNVVVMGHKHPDMDAIGAAIGVLKIAEVNGKDGYVVLDREDIHSDVQKLMEEIEQHDHLWSQFITPSEALDMVNERTLLIVVDTHRPSLVIEEKLLQKVDRVVVLDHHRRGEEFIADPVLVYMEPYASSTAELVTELLEYQPKKLKMDILEATALLAGIIVDTKSFAIRTGSRTFDAASFLRRNGADTTLVQRLLKEDLNQYIQRAQLVESALISDKGIAIAKGKDDEFYNQVLIAQAADTLLTMDGVVASFVISKRQDGQTSISARSLGDVNVQVIMEQLNGGGHLTNAAAQFEQYSIEEAEHQLTIVLDDYFEGGS; from the coding sequence ATGCCAAAGTTCTTGTTGAAACGGTGGCATGGGTATCACGTTGTTTCCTTATTTACAATTGCGATTATCTTCATAGGAATCTTAACGTTATATCGATGGGAATTCGGACTAGTCGGATTTTTCTTGTTAGGTGTATTGGCTATTTATACTGTCCAAGCAAAAATATCATTTGAATCTGATTTAGAAGAATACATCTCGACATTGTCATATCGTGTGAATAAAGCAGGGGAAGAAGCTGTTACACAAATGCCAGTGGGAATCCTGCTTTATAACTCTGATTATTCCATTCAATGGGTGAATCCTTATATGAACGATTTACTATCGGAAGTGTTTATGGGAAAAACATTGATGCAATTGTCAGAGGAGATTGTTCCAGCCCTTGAAAGTGGAAAAGATAGGGTACTGATAGAACTTTATGCACGGTATTATCATTTAGAAATTAAGCGGGATGAACGCTTACTTTATTTTTTCGATGTCACAGAAAGAGAAGAAACAAAAGAACTATATAAAGAAGAACAAACGGTTATTGCTCTCATATTTTTAGATAATTATGATGAAGTTACACAAGGAATGGATGACCAAGTATTAAGCAAATTGATTAGCCAAGTCACCTCTTCTTTAAACAAATGGGCAAATGATTATGATATTTTCATTCGCCGAATGGCATCAGACCGCTTTGTCGCTGTTTTAAATTATAAATCATTAGCTGAGGTAGAAAAAAATCGTTTTGAAATCTTAGATGAAGTGAGAGAAGCGACAGGGAAAGAAAGAATTCCAATCACATTAAGTATCGGAGTTGGATTTGGTGAAGCATCTATTCGAGAAATTGGTACTTTGGCACAATCAAGTTTAGACTTGGCCCTTGGACGTGGTGGTGACCAAGTTGCGATTAAAGAGAAAAATGGGAAAGTTCGATTTTACGGTGGAAAGTCAAATGCCGTTGAAAAAAGAACACGTGTTAGAGCTAGAGTAATTTCACATGCGTTACGTGATTTCGTTGTAGAAAGTGACAATGTCGTAGTTATGGGGCATAAGCATCCTGATATGGATGCGATTGGTGCCGCCATTGGTGTATTAAAAATTGCTGAAGTCAACGGGAAAGATGGCTATGTTGTGTTAGACCGTGAAGATATTCACTCTGATGTTCAAAAGTTAATGGAAGAGATTGAACAGCATGACCACCTATGGTCCCAATTTATTACTCCATCTGAAGCGTTAGACATGGTGAATGAGCGTACACTGCTTATTGTTGTTGATACCCATCGGCCGTCTTTAGTCATTGAAGAAAAGCTACTTCAGAAAGTCGACCGTGTTGTTGTTCTTGACCATCACCGTAGAGGAGAAGAATTCATCGCTGATCCTGTTCTTGTTTATATGGAGCCTTATGCTTCGTCGACAGCGGAACTCGTCACGGAACTATTAGAATATCAACCAAAAAAATTAAAAATGGATATTCTTGAAGCGACCGCTTTATTAGCTGGAATTATTGTTGATACGAAAAGTTTTGCGATTCGAACGGGTTCAAGAACATTTGATGCAGCCTCGTTTTTACGCCGAAATGGAGCGGATACAACCCTCGTTCAACGGTTATTAAAAGAAGATTTAAATCAATATATTCAGCGGGCACAACTCGTTGAAAGTGCATTGATTTCCGATAAAGGAATCGCGATTGCTAAAGGAAAAGACGATGAGTTTTACAATCAAGTGTTGATTGCTCAAGCGGCAGATACATTATTAACGATGGATGGGGTTGTTGCTTCATTTGTCATTTCAAAAAGACAAGATGGACAAACGAGCATTAGTGCTCGTTCATTAGGAGATGTAAATGTTCAAGTCATCATGGAACAGCTTAATGGTGGAGGACATTTAACAAATGCCGCGGCTCAATTCGAGCAATATTCCATTGAAGAAGCCGAACATCAATTAACGATCGTACTTGATGATTATTTTGAAGGGGGAAGTTAA
- the ssb gene encoding single-stranded DNA-binding protein, whose translation MMNRVILVGRLTKDPELRYTPNGVAIANFTLAVNRAFTNQQGEREADFINCVVWRKPAENVANFLKKGSLAGVDGRVQTRNYENNEGKRVYITEVVAESVQFLEPRNASGGGQDSNYYGGGGQNPSGQGGYGQQNQNQNRNQTKLNEDPFANDGQTIDISDDDLPF comes from the coding sequence ATGATGAACCGTGTCATTCTTGTCGGCCGTTTAACGAAAGATCCTGAATTACGGTATACACCAAATGGTGTGGCGATTGCTAATTTTACACTTGCTGTGAACCGGGCGTTTACAAATCAGCAAGGAGAACGTGAAGCAGACTTTATCAATTGTGTCGTGTGGCGTAAACCGGCTGAAAATGTAGCCAACTTCTTGAAAAAGGGTAGCTTGGCAGGTGTTGATGGTCGTGTGCAAACTCGGAATTATGAAAATAATGAAGGTAAGCGTGTCTACATCACAGAAGTTGTTGCAGAAAGCGTTCAATTTTTAGAGCCACGTAATGCTAGTGGTGGTGGACAAGATTCTAATTATTATGGCGGTGGAGGACAAAATCCATCAGGCCAAGGTGGATACGGTCAACAAAATCAAAATCAAAATCGTAATCAGACAAAATTAAACGAAGATCCATTTGCAAATGATGGTCAAACGATTGATATTTCTGATGACGATTTGCCATTCTAG